One region of candidate division KSB1 bacterium genomic DNA includes:
- a CDS encoding energy transducer TonB encodes MLSRINPQVNLRWKYRKVMEVSLVLALLLMTATLQAFKRFEGKKQELKRPDIKIEVEEIPQTEQERAAPPPARPAVPIESEDEDIPEDETIATTELDLTQLPPPPEKPPEEQTDEEVTPIFVAYDSPPEPIGGFEAIQRNLVYPEIARKAGVEGRVIVHVLVDERGNVVETKILKSLGNNGCDEAAVAAIKSVKWKPAMQRDRPVKVWVAIPVIFKLKD; translated from the coding sequence ATGTTGAGCAGGATTAATCCTCAGGTCAACCTCCGGTGGAAATACCGGAAGGTGATGGAGGTCTCGCTCGTCCTGGCGCTCCTGCTCATGACCGCCACGCTGCAGGCGTTCAAGCGCTTCGAGGGAAAGAAGCAAGAGTTGAAGCGGCCGGACATCAAGATCGAGGTGGAGGAAATCCCCCAGACGGAACAGGAGAGGGCAGCTCCGCCTCCGGCCCGGCCAGCGGTCCCCATCGAGAGCGAAGACGAGGATATCCCGGAAGACGAGACCATCGCTACGACAGAACTGGATCTGACGCAGCTGCCTCCTCCGCCTGAGAAGCCCCCGGAAGAGCAGACGGATGAGGAGGTAACACCGATTTTCGTTGCCTACGACTCGCCTCCGGAACCAATCGGCGGCTTCGAAGCGATTCAGCGGAATCTGGTCTATCCGGAGATCGCCAGAAAAGCGGGAGTTGAAGGCCGGGTTATCGTCCACGTGCTTGTGGACGAACGGGGCAACGTGGTGGAGACAAAGATCCTGAAGTCCCTCGGGAATAACGGCTGCGACGAGGCAGCCGTGGCGGCCATCAAGAGCGTGAAGTGGAAACCCGCCATGCAGCGAGACCGGCCGGTCAAGGTATGGGTGGCGATCCCGGTCATCTTCAAGCTGAAGGATTAG
- a CDS encoding sigma-70 family RNA polymerase sigma factor, whose amino-acid sequence MSDETRAKVRTDFEDLLGPLMPSLYRASLRLTRNPQDAEDLVQDVYLRAFRFFGQFEAGTNFRAWVFRILLNTYINRYRKQKRTPDLVALERVDYLLGTSDPPGWALPELESSFELDDFLDDRVKVALEKIPQEFRAVVILADVEGLSYKEIAHRLRIPIGTVMSRLFRGRRLLQRSLARYAVAQGYIHPARAFIGPLTSKKASVPRAGAS is encoded by the coding sequence ATGAGCGACGAAACAAGAGCCAAGGTGAGAACCGACTTCGAAGACCTCCTCGGCCCGCTGATGCCTTCCCTCTATCGGGCCAGCCTCAGGTTAACCCGAAACCCTCAGGACGCGGAGGACTTGGTACAGGACGTCTATCTCCGCGCCTTCCGCTTTTTCGGGCAGTTCGAGGCCGGCACCAACTTCCGAGCCTGGGTGTTTCGCATCCTGCTCAACACCTACATCAACCGCTACCGCAAGCAAAAGAGGACGCCCGATCTCGTCGCTCTGGAGCGGGTTGATTACTTGCTTGGCACCTCCGATCCACCGGGCTGGGCTTTGCCAGAGCTCGAGAGCTCCTTCGAACTGGACGATTTTCTGGACGACCGGGTCAAAGTGGCCCTGGAAAAAATACCGCAGGAGTTTCGCGCGGTTGTGATTCTAGCCGATGTTGAAGGGCTGAGCTACAAAGAGATCGCGCACCGGCTCCGAATTCCCATCGGCACGGTGATGAGCCGGCTTTTCCGAGGACGCAGGTTGCTCCAAAGGTCCCTCGCGCGTTACGCCGTGGCGCAGGGATACATCCATCCCGCGCGGGCGTTCATTGGACCGCTCACGTCCAAGAAAGCCTCAGTCCCGCGGGCCGGTGCCTCTTGA